A genomic stretch from Juglans microcarpa x Juglans regia isolate MS1-56 chromosome 3S, Jm3101_v1.0, whole genome shotgun sequence includes:
- the LOC121258546 gene encoding potassium transporter 7-like, whose protein sequence is MEEEGGSEINGGGLTSMDSTESRWVFQDEDDSEIDDEDDLSHRSPASALLDSEDDDDNAEQRLIRTGPRRDSFDVEALEVPGVHRNEHQDFSVGKKITLAFQTLGVVFGDVGTSPLYTFSVMFSKAPINGNEDVIGALSLVLYTLILIPLFKYVLVVLWANDDGEGGTFALYSLICRHAKVSLLPNQLPSDTRISSFGLKVPSPELERSLKIKERLETSLAMKKLLLMLVLAGTSMVIADAVVTPAMSVTSAVSGLKVGVDSIEQDEVLMISIAFLVILFSVQKFGTSKVGLAVGPALFIWFCSLAGIGIYNLVKYDSSVLMAFNPVHIYYFFKRNSTKAWYSLGGCLLCATGSEAMFADLCYFSVRSVQLTFVFLVLPCLLLGYLGQAAYLMENHADTGQAFFSSIPSGAFWPVLFIANVAALIASRAMTTATFSCIKQSTALGCFPRLKIIHTSRKFMGQIYIPIINWFLLAVCLVFVYCISSIDEIGNAYGIAELGIMMMTTILVTIVMLLIWQINIAIVLSFAVFFLGLELTFFSSVLWSLTDGSWIILVFAVIMFLIMYIWNYGSKLKYETEVKQKLSMDLMRELGCNLGTIRAPGIGLLYNELARGIPAIFGHFLTTLPAIHSMILFVCIKYVPVPVVPQSERFLFRRVCPKSYHIFRCIARYGYKDVRKENHQTFEQLLIESLEKFIRREAQERSLESDRDDDTDSKDYSSGSRLLIAPNGSVYSLGVPLLAEFNESSKPILEASTSEEVRPVLPPTESAGSDAEQSLERELSFLHRAKESGVVYLLGHGDIRARKDSWFIKKLVINYFYAFLRKNCRTGIANLSVPQSHLMQVGMTYMV, encoded by the exons ATGGAGGAGGAGGGTGGATCGGAGATCAATGGAGGAGGCCTGACCTCGATGGACTCGACCGAATCGCGGTGGGTTTTCCAGGACGAGGACGACTCGGAGATCGATGACGAAGACGACCTTTCACATCGATCTCCGGCATCTGCCTTGTTGGATTCAGAGGACGACGACGATAATGCCGAGCAGAGACTGATTCGTACTGGGCCACGTCGTGACTCCTTCGATGTCGAGGCCCTCGAGGTTCCTGGCGTGCACAGAAATGAGCACCAG GACTTCAGTGTGGGAAAGAAGATTACACTTGCTTTTCAGACCCTTGGGGTTGTCTTTGGTGATGTTGGAACAAGTCCATTATATACCTTCAGCGTCATGTTTAGCAAAGCACCTATTAATGgaaatgaagatgttattggAGCATTATCACTAGTTCTATACACTTTAATATTGATCCCCCTTTTCAAGTATGTACTGGTTGTTCTGTGGGCCAATGATGATGGTGAAG GTGGTACTTTTGCATTGTACTCGCTTATATGTCGGCATGCTAAGGTTAGTCTTCTCCCAAATCAACTTCCATCAGATACACGGATATCAAGCTTCGGGTTAAAGGTGCCATCCCCTGAGCTGGAGAGATCGCTAAAAATCAAGGAAAGACTTGAGACTTCACTGGCTATGAAAAAGCTTCTTTTGATGTTGGTACTTGCTGGTACATCTATGGTGATAGCTGATGCAGTTGTTACACCAGCAATGTCAG TAACGTCAGCGGTTAGTGGTCTTAAAGTTGGAGTAGATTCAATTGAGCAAG ATGAAGTGTTGATGATTTCCATTGCCTTTCTTGTGATTTTGTTCAGCGTACAGAAGTTTGGGACAAGTAAAGTGGGACTTGCTGTTGGCCCTGCTTTATTCATTTGGTTTTGCTCTCTTGCGGGCATTGGAATTTACAATCTTGTTAAATATGACAGCAGTGTCTTGATGGCATTTAATCCTGTTCACATCTATTACTTCTTTAAGAGGAACTCAACTAAGGCTTGGTATTCTCTTGGGGGTTGTCTCTTGTGTGCAACAG GTTCTGAAGCAATGTTTGCAGATCTTTGCTACTTTTCTGTGCGATCAGTTCAG CTTACATTTGTATTTCTTGTTCTGCCTTGCCTTCTGTTGGGTTACTTGGGTCAAGCTGCATACCTTATGGAAAACCATGCTGATACCGGGCaagctttcttttcttcaattccaA GTGGTGCTTTCTGGCCGGTCTTGTTCATTGCTAACGTTGCTGCATTAATTGCCAGTCGGGCAATGACAACGGCCACATTTTCTTGTATAAAACAATCGACTGCACTGGGTTGTTTCCCTCGTCTAAAAATCATTCATACTTCTCGGAAGTTCATGGGCCAGATTTATATCCCTATCATAAACTGGTTTTTGCTGGCAGTTTGCCTGGTGTTTGTCTATTGTATCTCAAGCATTGATGAGATTGGAAATGCATATG gaaTTGCTGAGTTAGGAATAATGATGATGACAACAATTTTAGTAACCATTGTTATGCTGCTTATATGGCAGATAAACATTGCAATTGTGCTGAGTTTTGCGGTATTTTTCTTGGGGTTAGAATTGACTTTCTTCTCATCAGTTTTATGGAGTTTAACAGATGGAAGTTGGATAATATTAGTTTTTGCTGTAATTATGTTTTTGATAATGTATATCTGGAATTATGGAAGCAAACTGAAGTATGAAACAGAAGTAAAGCAAAAGCTATCAATGGATTTGATGAGGGAATTGGGTTGCAATCTTGGCACAATCAGAGCTCCTGGTATAGGTTTACTCTACAATGAGTTGGCGAGGGGAATACCAGCTATTTTTGGCCATTTTCTGACAACTCTCCCGGCAATCCACTCGATGATACTCTTTGTCTGTATAAAATATGTTCCGGTTCCTGTAGTGCCTCAGAGTGAAAGGTTCCTTTTCCGGCGTGTCTGCCCAAAGAGCTACCATATATTTCGTTGCATTGCCAG GTATGGTTATAAAGATGTTCGCAAAGAAAATCACCAGACTTTTGAGCAGCTGCTAATTGAGAGCCTTGAGAAGTTCATTCGCCGTGAAGCTCAGGAACGATCATTGGAGAGTGATAGGGATGATGATACAGACTCTAAAGACTATTCATCTGGCTCAAGGCTTCTTATAGCTCCCAATGGGAGTGTCTACTCACTGGGTGTTCCTCTCCTAGCTGAGTTCAATGAGTCAAGCAAGCCCATTTTGGAAGCAAGCACATCAGAGGAGGTGAGACCAGTACTACCTCCTACAGAGTCAGCAGGGTCTGATGCAGAGCAGAGTCTTGAAAGAGAGCTGTCTTTTTTACACAGGGCTAAAGAATCCGGGGTAGTTTATCTTCTTGGTCATGGTGATATTAGAGCTAGGAAAGATTCGTGGTTTATTAAGAAGCTAGTCATAAACTACTTTTATGCTTTCTTGAGAAAGAACTGCAGAACCGGGATTGCGAATTTGAGCGTGCCCCAATCACATCTAATGCAAGTGGGCATGACATACATGGTTTGA